The following proteins are encoded in a genomic region of Magallana gigas chromosome 1, xbMagGiga1.1, whole genome shotgun sequence:
- the LOC117690699 gene encoding uncharacterized protein, with amino-acid sequence MVCLKEMNQQELHKKIKEYFYKGINSRLIHYLIQRNNNYDISYNCLVRKLLPRLGLKRRLAEIDIDEVFEKSQIEIQNGCAGSENLRRTLRMKYHFNVTRSISREIVKILDEDGVRRRKQRRLRRRQYFSRGPNFVWHLDGYDKLKPFGISIHGCIDGFSRRMIWLEADITNKRPEVPQQ; translated from the exons ATGG tttgtttaaaagaaatgaatcaACAAG AACTACACAAGAAAATCAAGGAGTACTTTTATAAGGGTATCAACAGCAGACTTATCCATTACCTAATCCAGAGAAACAATAATTATGATATAAG TTATAATTGCCTAGTTAGAAAACTACTCCCTAGGCTTGGTTTGAAAAGGAGGCTTGCGGAAATTGATATAGATGAAGTATTTGAAAAGTCACAG ATAGAGATACAAAATGGTTGTGCAGGTTCAGAGAACCTAAGAAGAACTCTGAGAATGAAATACCATTTTAATGTAACCAg aTCCATTTCAAGagaaatagtaaaaattttGGATGAAGATGGAGTCAGAAGAAGGAAACAAAGAAGACTAAGACGAAGGCAGTATTTCAGCAGG GGTCCAAACTTTGTATGGCACTTGG ATGGATATGATAAGCTTAAGCCATTTGGAATAAGCATTCATGGGTGCATCGATGG gtTTTCTCGAAGAATGATATGGTTGGAGGCAGATATAACAAATAAACGGCCAGAG GTGCCCCAGcaataa